A genome region from Pseudomonas anguilliseptica includes the following:
- the choX gene encoding choline ABC transporter substrate-binding protein, translating to MHRFSTALIGGLLLAAGSHAFAEDASCATVKLGDPGWSDIAVTNGIASFLLDGLGYKAQPQTLAVPIIFAGLQKGQVDVLLGNWMPAQQSNYDKFVTTGEVEQVVENLSGTEYTLAVPTYAYEAGVKTFADLNQHADKFSRKIYGIGSGAPANESIQKMIAADEFGLKDWSLVESSEQAMLVQVGRAVKREQFVVFLGWTPHPMNVQYDMRYLKGGEKYFGASGSVNTLARKGYAAQCPNVGKLLNNLKFTQEMENAIMDQVLSKQASNDEAIKAWLKVNPAVVAGRLEGVTSRTGGDALAAVNAKL from the coding sequence ATGCACAGATTCAGCACAGCACTTATCGGCGGCCTGTTACTGGCCGCCGGCAGCCACGCCTTCGCCGAAGACGCCAGTTGCGCCACAGTGAAACTCGGCGATCCGGGTTGGAGTGATATTGCCGTAACCAATGGCATCGCCAGCTTCCTGCTCGACGGCCTGGGCTACAAGGCTCAGCCGCAGACCCTGGCCGTACCGATCATTTTCGCCGGGCTGCAGAAAGGTCAGGTGGATGTGCTCCTCGGCAACTGGATGCCCGCGCAGCAGAGCAACTACGACAAGTTCGTGACCACCGGTGAAGTCGAGCAGGTGGTGGAAAACCTCAGCGGCACCGAGTACACCCTGGCCGTTCCCACTTACGCCTATGAGGCGGGGGTGAAGACCTTTGCCGACCTCAACCAGCATGCCGACAAGTTCAGCCGCAAGATCTACGGCATCGGTTCCGGCGCACCGGCCAACGAATCCATCCAGAAGATGATCGCCGCCGACGAATTCGGCCTCAAGGACTGGAGCCTGGTCGAATCCAGTGAACAGGCCATGTTGGTGCAGGTTGGCCGCGCAGTGAAACGCGAGCAATTTGTGGTGTTCCTCGGCTGGACCCCGCACCCGATGAACGTGCAATACGACATGCGCTACCTCAAGGGTGGCGAGAAGTACTTCGGTGCCAGCGGCAGCGTTAACACCCTGGCTCGCAAAGGCTATGCCGCGCAGTGCCCGAATGTCGGCAAGCTGCTGAACAACCTGAAGTTCACCCAGGAGATGGAGAACGCCATCATGGATCAGGTGCTGAGCAAACAGGCCAGCAACGATGAGGCGATCAAGGCCTGGCTCAAGGTCAATCCCGCGGTGGTTGCCGGCCGGCTTGAGGGCGTCACCAGCCGCACTGGCGGTGATGCTCTGGCCGCTGTTAACGCCAAGCTTTGA
- a CDS encoding SulP family inorganic anion transporter, which yields MPLLRLQTLLPFLRWLPHCSKHSLGKDLLVGLNGAILALPQSIAYALIAGLPPQYGLYAAIVPVLIACLWGSSSFLICAPTAAISIVLFSSVSPMATTGSDHFIALILLLTLLAGVCQWLLGLLRFGALVNFVSHSVVLGFTLGAALVIGIGQLPNLLGLTVTSQATALTSLLSLGEHLAESDWRTLAVAVFTLSISLISKRLWPRAPALLIGIVAASLLVMAWPEQLGGIALVSSFEGSLPPFALLEFNLTHILQLLPAAAACGLLGLVTSLSIASALADKSQQRFDANQEVRAQGLSNIVGPWFSGSLSAGSFTRSALNQQAGACSPMAGVFSVLLVALFALYGSSLFAYVPIPAMAASILLICWGLFDLNAVKALRRVSRSEFLVMLLTVLATLVMELQSAIYAGVLASLIVYLKRTSQPCVRQWQDGEQEWLCIEGSIFFGACHYLQQRLQHSCAPWVMIDARHINFIDYAGVTMLHQEARRLRSQQRHLVLHHARPQVIDEIHKLEGAERCPVQFAS from the coding sequence ATGCCCTTGCTCCGCCTTCAGACCCTGTTGCCCTTTCTGCGCTGGCTGCCGCATTGCAGCAAACACAGCCTCGGTAAAGACCTGTTGGTGGGACTCAACGGTGCCATCCTGGCGCTGCCGCAATCTATCGCCTACGCCCTGATCGCCGGGCTGCCGCCGCAATATGGCTTGTACGCGGCCATCGTGCCGGTGCTGATTGCCTGCCTGTGGGGGTCCTCCAGTTTTCTGATCTGCGCCCCCACCGCCGCGATTTCCATCGTGCTGTTCAGCAGTGTCAGTCCGATGGCGACAACGGGCAGCGACCACTTTATTGCCCTGATTCTGCTGCTGACCCTGCTGGCCGGTGTGTGCCAATGGCTGCTCGGCCTGCTGCGCTTCGGCGCGCTGGTGAATTTCGTCTCACATTCGGTGGTGCTCGGCTTCACCCTGGGCGCCGCACTGGTGATCGGCATCGGTCAGTTACCTAACCTGCTCGGTCTCACCGTCACCAGCCAGGCCACCGCACTGACAAGCCTGCTCAGCCTCGGCGAGCACCTGGCCGAGAGTGACTGGCGCACCCTGGCCGTGGCAGTGTTCACCTTAAGCATCAGCCTGATAAGCAAGCGTTTATGGCCGCGCGCCCCGGCGTTGCTTATCGGTATCGTCGCAGCCAGCCTGCTGGTTATGGCCTGGCCGGAGCAGCTGGGTGGAATCGCATTAGTCAGCAGCTTCGAAGGCAGCCTGCCGCCCTTCGCCCTACTGGAGTTCAACCTCACCCATATCCTGCAACTGTTGCCCGCCGCCGCGGCCTGCGGTTTGCTCGGCCTGGTCACCAGCCTGTCGATTGCCAGCGCCCTGGCGGATAAATCCCAGCAGCGGTTCGATGCCAATCAGGAAGTCCGCGCCCAGGGCCTGTCGAATATCGTCGGCCCCTGGTTCAGCGGTTCGCTGTCGGCCGGCTCCTTCACCCGCTCGGCGCTCAACCAGCAAGCCGGCGCCTGCTCGCCCATGGCCGGGGTGTTCTCTGTCCTGCTGGTGGCGTTGTTCGCCCTGTATGGCAGCAGCCTGTTTGCCTATGTACCAATTCCCGCCATGGCGGCGAGCATTCTGCTGATCTGCTGGGGGCTGTTCGACCTCAACGCCGTCAAGGCCCTGAGGCGCGTGAGCCGCAGCGAGTTTCTGGTGATGCTGCTAACCGTGCTGGCAACCCTGGTGATGGAGCTGCAAAGCGCCATCTACGCCGGCGTGCTGGCCTCCCTGATCGTCTACCTCAAACGCACCTCCCAACCGTGCGTGCGTCAGTGGCAGGACGGTGAGCAGGAATGGCTGTGTATCGAAGGTTCGATCTTCTTCGGCGCTTGCCACTACCTGCAGCAACGCCTGCAACACAGTTGCGCCCCCTGGGTGATGATCGATGCGCGGCATATCAACTTTATCGACTACGCCGGCGTCACCATGCTGCACCAGGAAGCGCGCCGTCTGCGCAGCCAGCAGCGGCATCTGGTGCTGCACCACGCACGGCCACAGGTGATCGATGAAATCCACAAGCTGGAAGGCGCAGAGCGCTGCCCGGTGCAGTTCGCCAGCTAA
- a CDS encoding DUF3087 domain-containing protein: MFEIQHHTPEIYRQQTRRSTLTIAAIFVTLAMLLSSSAVLLFGTPGGDNFRWNLGGVIAALVLTVALVRVLLWPQPFMAAAVYGWRLKRSLMRVTNLMHHVKAGVAACDPAAMQLLRFYHLGLTQMHQLDGNSSALSEAVAEINRHKERMEELGMKTDQPRLDADWLAAVKKIQPLPR, encoded by the coding sequence ATGTTCGAAATCCAGCACCACACTCCTGAAATCTACCGCCAGCAAACCCGCCGCAGCACCCTGACTATCGCGGCGATCTTTGTCACCCTGGCCATGCTGCTATCGAGCAGCGCCGTGCTGCTGTTCGGCACCCCAGGCGGCGACAACTTCCGCTGGAACCTCGGCGGAGTTATCGCCGCACTAGTGCTGACTGTAGCCCTGGTGCGCGTGCTGCTATGGCCACAGCCCTTTATGGCCGCCGCCGTGTACGGCTGGCGCCTGAAACGCAGCCTGATGCGCGTGACCAATCTGATGCACCACGTCAAAGCCGGTGTCGCTGCCTGCGACCCAGCTGCCATGCAGCTACTGCGTTTCTACCATCTGGGCCTGACCCAGATGCACCAACTGGATGGCAACTCCAGCGCACTCAGTGAAGCGGTGGCGGAAATCAATCGGCACAAGGAGCGCATGGAAGAGCTGGGCATGAAGACCGATCAACCGCGACTCGATGCGGACTGGCTTGCAGCTGTGAAAAAGATCCAGCCCCTGCCCCGTTAA
- a CDS encoding N-methyl-D-aspartate receptor NMDAR2C subunit: MKPFKTPTTHGYLIQSWQRAWRNLNLPAPAGLFERLLAAYNEPHRHYHTQQHLVECLEHFDAALAFASEPGEVEIALWFHDAIYILRGADNELRSADWAMQELAASGATTQVQARVHNLIMTTLHNAIPSDADQQLLVDIDLAILGAAPARFSEYDRQVRAEYSWVPGLLYRIKRKAVLKHFLTRDHLYNTSHFRNQYEQQAKANLQTAIG, from the coding sequence ATGAAACCATTCAAGACGCCCACAACACATGGCTACCTCATCCAGTCCTGGCAACGTGCATGGCGCAACCTGAACCTACCGGCCCCGGCCGGTTTGTTCGAGCGGCTGCTGGCTGCTTATAACGAGCCGCATCGCCACTACCACACGCAACAACACCTCGTGGAATGCCTCGAACATTTCGACGCAGCGCTCGCCTTTGCGAGCGAGCCCGGTGAAGTTGAAATCGCGCTGTGGTTTCACGATGCAATCTACATACTGCGCGGAGCAGACAATGAACTGCGCAGCGCCGACTGGGCCATGCAGGAATTAGCGGCCAGCGGAGCCACAACGCAGGTTCAAGCGCGGGTGCATAACCTGATCATGACCACCCTCCATAACGCCATACCCAGCGATGCCGACCAGCAACTTCTCGTCGATATCGACCTGGCCATCCTCGGTGCCGCGCCTGCGCGCTTCAGCGAATACGACCGCCAGGTACGCGCCGAATACAGCTGGGTACCTGGTCTGCTGTACCGCATCAAACGCAAGGCAGTGCTCAAGCATTTCCTCACACGCGACCACCTCTACAACACAAGCCACTTCCGGAATCAATACGAACAACAGGCCAAGGCCAACCTGCAGACGGCGATTGGCTAG